The following nucleotide sequence is from Mytilus edulis chromosome 13, xbMytEdul2.2, whole genome shotgun sequence.
TCAAACAGGAATTCAAGACTTGATTTGCTGATGGAAACATGGATCCCTTTAGCTAAGGATGAGGTGAGCATCTTGATTTTCTGATATACAATGACGAACATGGTACAGTTTGTTGTACTTGATAAATACTTTTTTATGACTGGAGATGTTTATAATTTaccataatttaattttggatgtaacgcgtcttctgattgccTGACGTTATTtcgttatgagcccatagacataatttagtcatgtgaccatgacgtcatcaacgttttttcatggttttctacggtttaaaatggaatttagaattaaattacaagaaataactgtaatattttttctatctattcgaaataacataaaaaatgtggtgcacactgttaaataacctgctacacgcCGCGTTATTCAGTGTCcaccaaatttttttatgttatttcttcatagacagaaaaaatattacagtaccTTTTAAATAACTGTACCTTTTTTTGTAGAATTATCAATATCCAGTAATTGTTTGTGCAAGGatctgaaatttttagacaatGATTTCTATCAATTTTGGATAGAATTGAAAgtcgttttctttttttcagacaGTCAAATCAGAGTTCATAATCAAAACCAAGGATCCAGAAATTTTGCACACATTTtagtcattttaaaataaaagtttggatcttttttatacgaccgcaaaaattaaaaaaaatttggtcgtatattggtatcacgttggcgtacgtcgtcgtctgcgtcgtcgtcgtcgtccgaatccgtttagttttcgcactctaactttagtaaaagtgaatagaaatctataaaattttaccacaaggtttatgaccacaaaaaggaaggttgggattgattttgggagttttagttcaaacagtttaggtaTTAGGAGCCagaaaagggcccaaataagcattattcttggtttttgcacaataactttagtataagtaaatagaaatcaatgaaatttaaacacaagggtTATTATCACttaaggaaggttgggtttgattttgggagttttggtcccaacagtttaggaataaggggcccaaagggtccaaaattgaactttgtttgatttcatcaaaaattcaataattggggttctttgatatgccgaatctaactgtgtatgtagattcttaatttttggtcctgttttcaaattggtctacattaaggtccaaagggtccaaaattaaacttagtttgattttaacaaaaattgaatcttaggggttctttgatatgctgaatctaataatgtacttagatttttgattattagcccagttttcaagttggtccaaatatcggggtccaaaattaaactttgtttgatttcatcaaaaattgaataattggggttctttgatatgccaaatctaactgtgtatgtagattcttaatttttagtcccattttcaaattggtctacattaaagtccaaagggtccaaaattaaactaagtttgattttaacaaaaattgaattcttgggctttttttatatgctgaatctaaacatgtacttagattcttgattatgggcccagttttcaagttggttcaaatcaggatccaaaattattatattaagtattgtgcaatagcaagaaattttcaattgcacagtattcagcaatagcaagaaatcttcaattgcacagtattgtgcaatagcaagaaattttcaattgcacagtattgtgcaatagcaagaaatcttcaattgcacagtattgtgcaatagcaaatattttcaattgcacagtattgcgcaatagtaagaaatatctaattgcacaatattgtgcaatagcaagaaattttcaattgattggagttatctttctttgtccagaatagtagttgaattaacttaaatcattgttttatacaataaacaatgtatattcacttttactaccaactgataaattaaaacaatctttaccattcagtgataacaagcactttattttacattttaatattttatgatgtatttaaatgagtagttattgttgcaaactccattagaaatttgaattgagatcagttttggaaaaagggaaagggggatgtgaaaaaaaggggggggttaaaattttctcatttcagatttcataaatacaatgaaataaaaagaaaatttcttcaaacattttttttagaggattaatattcaacagcatagtgaattgctcaaaggcaaacaaaatattttaagttcattagaccacattcattctgtgtccgaaacctatgctgtgtcaactatttaatcacaatccaaatttagagctgaatccagcttgaatgttgtgtccatacttgccccaaccgttcagtgttcaacctctgcggtcgtataaagctgcaccctgcggagcatctggttttactCTATCCAACTCACAATTTAGTCatgtcaaggatttgtatagtgaaatTTCAAATCCTTGGTTATATGGTTAGTAGTCACAACATTTAGGAAATGGTATTGTCAGATGGTTCACAGCATTTGTAGTTCATGAAATTTCTTGCTGTTTTATAAATTATGCATTTAGATACAATGTATGCTAAATTTAAACATGTCATTTGATTTCTGATTTTGGGCATAGTATTCAACAAGTTGATCCAAATCAGAGTCTACATTCATTTTGACATTGACggccaaagggtccaaaattaaactttgtcaggcataaattaaaatattgtttgtttgccctttaccgaccgatcctataaattcgttccgactgaaaatcttttatttgtatttaccagcaatattttattttaatttttttccgtTCCTAccgaaaatcttatatttgtatttcccgctcaaaacttttttaccggaatccagAATCCACGGGTTTTATCTTCCCCGTATAATAGGGTAAAGTCCATGTGGTATCACGTGAGTGTTTGGCATGAACAATTGCATTTAGAGATTCAAAGCATTTGATTGAAGTCGATGTTGAAAGTATGACGAACGTTGCCCTTTAATGGCTTTATACTTGAATTGTTAATTACATGTGTAAGATTTTATAAAATTAGTTTGATAATGATGATATCAATGACAACTCAAGCTTGATACAAAATTTTGTGATGCTAAACAGAAATTCTGAATGACATGAATGATGTACATGCCTGGtaaatgttcaaaatttattaaaatgaatcagaaaataaaagaaacacaaattcatgtataaacagaaaatgaaaaaaatatgaatttatacAGAAAACAGATAATGAAGTTACATGAATATCTTTGAAGTATAGGAAAattattaaaggagtaggtccggtaaggaccgattttggcctcaaatatttcaggttcatctgacgaaagattttgaccactttttaaacacttaagtgtctattttatttgaattaattagtttatgtgaaagattttaacagatttagtcattaaaaactatccgattcaagctcaaatatgaaaaatctacctacagtaatatgctgaaaaatgtcacttttcagatggtttttggtaaaaatgaaagtggccgcatccgtgttcatcctcaacctttatatatgttatatcataaaatacaacttacatttcaatattaaggatgaacacgaatgcggccacttttgtcttacacgaaaaccgtctaaaatttaactaaaatgctagaattatgaggatttcagtaatttagcatgacttaatggtgctagtaccggatatatgtgcattgtattgtcaaaaacagcccatatttatgtagcagatatTACAGACTAGGGGAATAGCTCTGGTAGCATGGATGGAGGCGATTACATACGGACACATAAAAACACATCAGCTtccatttctacattttaatcagacaaagatgacgtcacaaacataaatacaaaatactgGCAAAAGGGGAACAACTCTCTCTTTCACACAGAAACATAATCTGACCATACATACTGATAGATCCGTGTTTTACTTGCTCGGATACtattaaaaacacatatttttgtatctattccagagctccagataaaaattcataaattggggtttttacccaccattttcttatataattgggtgataaagttttttaattgcattatcaatttcaATTCACCCCTCAAGTTAATaccaaattgggtttttcaccactaagctccttaatgtattgggttttttcatcaacacaatattgaatatttaggcaatatcaacccaagatttttttccatcttaaatatgtcatgttgtatgtttctttctttgtttagctgttttatttggtttagggttagggttaggattatttgctagctgttttatttggtttattcactgaggaGCAATTATAGTTTTAATTTGTGTCCCGTTTCaaaccttctgccagttttgtattttctcacaaaAACGGATATGTGcattcacaggcactcgtcttatacctttatataataaattctgagaccagtgcctgtgtgtgtattcattaattaactgtaaaatgaaggaaaaaaatagtatataaactctaattatacttggaatgtttttgttttattcaatttacataaatctgggtttagttgtcttttattagaacttttggtttctgatgctttatcatgtcataattgatttggccatttcactttttccaactgatttcgtttttgGCGAAACCCCGTGTTAATTAGCAATGTTCTCATTAGTACGCACACACGCCCGTGCGTTCCATGGACGCTTCCtagtcttgttatcatcataactttccctcagcttttcaaaagaagcagaaaacatgcttctattcaatatttttactggacattcactttcgttttaattcaatgtatgttatgataaatcccgagcaatgcaaaaaaaatatgactacatgacacacgctaattcGATAAACACagagaagatcgaaatgttttcaaaaacacatGTACCTATTGAACAAGGGAAAACTCTAACAGGACCCATTGTAGCTGCTTGATGCATGGATCTATTTCTAGaacgaaaggaaatttccaattataaatattataaaaatagatttacccgacgactgtaaacagataagaGTAAATAACGCAAACGGTAAccaataaaagggttgagaactcatggttttggcatataattgggttttcctttgaattaattgggttattgaaccctgcaatgggcaattgcattggttttttttattatttgtattgcgtgatcacgcaaatacgaagcttatctggagctctgtatTCTATATTTTCAAAAACTACATATATACAGTTATcctacaaatctacaactctcagtttaggctacacgtgctgatcttatctTATTCATGCATATCCATTAGCTATGCCGGTATGTGtgtcaaaatcgtatcatacgaGATAATGACCAGCCAGTATACACTGTAATGATTTCATTAAccagtattaaaaagataaacataacacagaagcattctactgtccaataaataactaaaggtttacattttaacaattttgtaaaactctATATTTtgtggccaaaaaggggtcttactgacaatgactgaacctactcctttgtagatttaattttaaattataatcaatATAGTTTTACATAATAATTTTTACATAATAATAAAAGTCATTGTATATATATGCTAGATGTGCAAAATACATCCAGCTTTTATGTCATGAACAAAATGTATTGTTTCATTCTAGTACATGATAACAGTTCTATATATATTCTCCTTTTCAGACCTATATATTTACAGATAATGATTCACCCATTCCAGAAAATGTTCATGGTAAGTTTTTCTATAGTcaggtatacatgtacatgatatatacatgtaaatgttacATGCATGAAGTTTGAGTTAAAAATTACtatgatttttttatctttttttttacaaattattttggGATACAATGAAGTACATATATGCTGATAAACAATAACATACCAAATGTAATTTCTTCTTAAGCAAAATGCtttttatacccctgctttaaaaaagggggggtatactgttttacctctgtctgtccttccgtcagtcagtccgtccgtcccatgattatttttcgtcgcatttttctcaggaactacaatacaaggatttctgaaatttggtttcagggtttatctaagtcagctataccgtgtgatgcgttttcagattgatcacttgacaacttcctgtttaccgaacacttgtatgattttacacatgatagacAAGTTgaaaactttcgtcacatttttctcatgAACTACAATTcaaggatttttgaaatttggtttcagggtttatataagtcagctataccgtgtgatgcattttcagattgatcacttgacaacttcctgtttaccgaacacttgtatgatttgacacatgatagccaagttgaaaattttcgtcacatttttctcaggaactacaatacaaggatttctgaaatttggtttcaggatttatataagtcagctataccgtgtgatgcgtttacagattcatcactcgacaacttcctgtttacctaacacttgcatatttttacactataatacatgtattaatatcatccacttgcggcgggggtatcatcagtgagcagtagcgcgcagtttcacttgtttccCTTAAATTTATCATGTTTGTAAATACTTTAAAGTTAAAGGTTTATCAACAAATAAACTTCAAagacttttaaattaaaacactATTCATGCTAATTGAAAGAAACCTTAGAATTTGCTTACAGCTTCAATTTTCAGAGAAATTACCCGCTGTAAATGTCTGTTGGGTCAATACGTTAGAGGTTTGATATGATATGTCAGCATGTTAGAGGTTTAATGATGATCATGAAAGAAGTTTAATTTCAGTACATTTTTCCAGTCAGACAAGAATGCTGTCTCGTCACTTTCCTGACTGTAATAGAACATATAAACTCTCCTTAAAGTACATCTTTGTCCTAAGGGGAGATAACCTCTTGTCTGATCATTTTGTTCCTCATCATTCAAATTGGATTAATGCCATCTTCCCTTTAAATTTATGTCTGATTGTTATAAGCTTAAGGTCAGACTTGTAATCATTGTGGTATATCAAtgaaactgtgtatcttataatcggcatgactttatcagatgacaataccaatactttaaaaataaggcttacacatagttatatattttaattcagtcacgaacccgcgatatcacaggtgtgttctagtatatcaattaaaatgatgagattttcttttatcatatatGTAATCATATGCATGGTAACTTAAATTTAAGATTATTCAATATAAACCTGATAAAGATCTTagaactgtggattcatttatattttggGATATTTCAATCTGGTGGTTTGTCAACATCTGCATACAAATTGATAGACAATGTTGAACATTTAAACTTGTTACTTTTACTGATGTAATCCAATGAAAGTGTATCTCttgaattatcatgattatactgaatccacagtatactttGATGGGATATCTGTCCTTATAATTttatttagaccaacttgaatttagaataaaaatctgacatgtctgaagaaaaaaagaattattaGCATAatctttctattttctttttttaagctGATCATTTCATCAACACGTTTTGTGCAGATACACATTACAGGTAATTACTTAGATTGAAATGTAAATAAGATCAGAGAAATGTCAACAACATTATATCAACATTCTTTATGCAATTTGAGAA
It contains:
- the LOC139500870 gene encoding fringe glycosyltransferase-like isoform X2; translated protein: MRKTVQSDIFISVKTTKSNRNSRLDLLMETWIPLAKDETYIFTDNDSPIPENVHADHFINTFCADTHYRQGLCCKMAREYDIFMESEKRYIN